A window of Ptychodera flava strain L36383 chromosome 1, AS_Pfla_20210202, whole genome shotgun sequence contains these coding sequences:
- the LOC139144215 gene encoding ADP-ribosyl cyclase/cyclic ADP-ribose hydrolase-like, with the protein MIDRCLNFGTSTETAWNCEIIWSTFEDAFACKDECGLEEDSYSEYVEETRQDIPIDATLFWSGIDVIKDRAMNYSQSCGFVTLGDTLTGCLPDGLSWCGQEPEDEVIEDGCINYESCGKCESNRYTSSMGSFWSQVSSNLANMSSGMVSIMLSGEREGGAFRKESFLTDYELPSLNLGKVHTVRILLYDKTDEESCCNGTVLDLIGEIEDYGFNHTCVDDPDEIDEICEDGKEDRLEDASIFYQCATSTGRSTLTLSSIVYLPVLLSVCKLRNALSSW; encoded by the exons ATGATTGATCGATGCCTGAACTTTGGTACTTCAACAGAAACAGCATG gaaTTGCGAAATCATATGGTCAACATTTGAAGACGCCTTTGCATGTAAAGACGAGTGTGGGCTTGAGGAGGACAGCTATTCAGAATATGTAGAAGAGACACGACAAGACATTCCTATAGATGCG ACACTCTTTTGGTCAGGAATAGACGTTATTAAAGACCGAGCGATGAATTACTCGCAGTCATGTGGTTTTGTTACCCTTGGAGACACACTCACCGGATGTCTGCCGGATGGGCTTTCTTGGTGTGGTCAAGAACCTGAAGATGAAGTCATTGAAGATGGCTGTATAAACTATGAATCCTGTGGCAAATGCGAGTCGAACAGATACACATCGTCAATGGGATCATTTTGGAGTCAAGTGTCTAGTAAC CTCGCTAATATGTCATCAGGGATGGTGTCGATAATGCTAAGTGGAGAGAGAGAAGGTGGCGCTTTTCGTAAAGAGAG TTTCCTTACCGACTACGAACTGCCCAGCCTTAATCTTGGAAAAGTACATACCGTAAGGATTCTTctctatgacaaaactgatgA ggaGAGCTGTTGTAATGGCACAGTTTTAGATTTAATTGGGGAGATTGAAGACTATGGATTTAATCATACTTGTGTGGATGATCCTGA CGAAATCGATGAGATTTGTGAGGATGGTAAAGAAGACAGACTTGAGGACGCATCAATATTCTACCAATGTGCCACCAGTACCGGTAGATCCACGCTGACCCTATCATCGATTGTGTACCTTCCTGTCTTGCTTTCCGTTTGCAAGCTTAGAAATGCGCTCAGCTCGTGGTAG